One part of the Entelurus aequoreus isolate RoL-2023_Sb linkage group LG05, RoL_Eaeq_v1.1, whole genome shotgun sequence genome encodes these proteins:
- the trhrb gene encoding thyrotropin-releasing hormone receptor b: protein MMSAANETLGVWRDHSVPYKVVSTAVLLLICLAGTVGNAMVVLVVLTTKHMRTPTNCYLVSLAAADLMVLTAAGLPTAADGALGWWVFGRAGCLLITYLQYLGINASSCSIAAFTVERYIAICHPIRAQSLCTLARAKRIIVLVWSLTSVYCVMWFYLADLQLLVYDNVTVATCGYRVPRKLYLPVYFFDFGVFFAVPLLLSAVLYGLIGRILFLNPLPSDARARQGDHHHDDAGKKKKSCGCRNSSSTAASRRQVTKMLAVVVVLFAGLWMPYRTLVVVNSFLERPYLDSWFLLFCRVCVYLNSAVNPLIYNAMSQKFRAAFLKICRCGRRRSDKPAAAAAYSVALSYSAAKDTSAAESTERFATELEELTVTEGLLSDQQVQVRGTGLHGVL from the exons ATGATGTCGGCCGCCAACGAGACACTGGGCGTGTGGAGGGATCACAGCGTGCCGTACAAGGTGGTGAGCACGGCGGTGCTGCTGCTGATCTGCTTGGCGGGCACGGTGGGCAACGCCATGGTGGTGCTGGTGGTGCTGACCACCAAGCACATGCGCACGCCCACCAACTGCTACCTGGTGAGCCTGGCCGCCGCCGACCTGATGGTGCTGACGGCGGCGGGCTTGCCCACGGCGGCGGACGGCGCCCTGGGCTGGTGGGTGTTCGGGCGTGCGGGCTGCCTGCTCATCACATACCTGCAGTACCTGGGCATCAACGCGTCGTCCTGCTCCATCGCCGCCTTCACGGTGGAGCGCTACATCGCCATCTGTCACCCCATCCGGGCGCAGTCGCTGTGCACGCTGGCCCGCGCCAAGAGGATCATCGTGCTGGTGTGGAGCCTCACTTCCGTCTACTGCGTCATGTGGTTCTACCTGGCCGACCTGCAGCTGCTGGTCTACGACAACGTCACCGTGGCCACCTGCGGCTACCGTGTGCCCCGGAAGCTCTACCTGCCCGTCTACTTCTTCGACTTCGGCGTCTTCTTCGCGGTGCCGCTGCTGCTCTCCGCCGTGCTGTACGGCCTCATCGGCCGCATCCTCTTCCTCAACCCGCTGCCCTCCGACGCCCGGGCCCGCCAAGGCGACCACCACCACGACGACGccggaaagaagaagaagagctgCGGCTGCAGGAACTCCAGCTCGACGGCGGCGTCCAGGAGACAG GTGACCAAGATGCTGGCGGTGGTGGTGGTGCTGTTCGCCGGCCTGTGGATGCCATACCGCACCCTGGTGGTGGTCAACTCCTTCCTGGAGCGCCCGTACCTGGACAGCTGGTTCCTGCTCTTCTGCCGCGTGTGCGTCTACCTCAACAGCGCCGTCAACCCGCTCATCTACAACGCCATGTCGCAGAAGTTCCGCGCCGCCTTCCTCAAGATCTGCCGCTGCGGCCGCCGGCGCTCGGAcaagcccgccgccgccgccgcctacAGCGTGGCGCTGAGCTACAGCGCCGCCAAGGACACGTCGGCGGCGGAGAGCACGGAGCGCTTCGCCACCGAACTGGAGGAGCTCACCGTCACCGAGGGGCTGCTGTCGGACCAGCAAGTACAAGTCCGAGGGACGGGTCTTCATGGAGTCCTTTGA